A part of Pirellulaceae bacterium genomic DNA contains:
- a CDS encoding xanthine dehydrogenase family protein molybdopterin-binding subunit yields the protein MTVIKTQVSRRNFLATLSASSLILMGKVGLGQEAGLQDASQRSADDFAPDFFVAIAPDGVVTILVHRSEMGTGIRTSLPRIVADELEADWNRVVIQQAIGDKRLGDQNTDGSNSIRLFFKRMRVAGATARTMLERAAAKKWNVDASECYAENHVIKHKGSDRSLGFGELVAEAKQLPVPSEKELQLKPSGQWRYIGKDVPITDQDDILTGKAIFGIDARMDNQLYAVIARPPVVGGKVASFNATKTKRMPGVVDVIEIPAFKGAPGFQPLGGVAVLATSTWAAWQGRDALEIEWDDGANAEYNSQDFAKQLAETVKKPGKVLRESGDAGAVLSQSKKVVTADYSVPHLAHASMEPTCAVADVKTDAQGKVTSCQVLAATQNPQAVQQAVGPAMGIPAGDVLVNVTLLGSGFGRKSKPDYCVEAAILSRQAKRPVHVTWTREDDLQHDYYHTISAIHCEAAVDETGKPSAWLQRAAYPPIGSTFMPRAELPSAGEAEMGHSDLPFDIPNMRFEVGQAKAHVRIGWFRAVCHIQQNFAVSSFADELASAAGRDPYEYLLELLGADRRIDMKAEKLGNRGASHEEYPCDIGRLKNVLRRAAEQADWKRAAGLPKGRGLGIACARSFLGYTGHVIEVEVTKDGQVRIPKVWVSLDAGTVVSPDRVRAQIEGASVMATTQALYGKLTFTNGRADQSNYDSYPMCKMSDAPRQIFVDIVASDAAPAGVGETGIASFAPALCNAIFAATGKRIRDLPITDHDLSWS from the coding sequence ATGACCGTCATCAAGACTCAAGTTTCACGCCGGAATTTTCTCGCCACTCTCTCAGCCTCGTCACTGATTCTGATGGGTAAGGTTGGGCTAGGGCAGGAAGCGGGCCTGCAGGACGCCAGTCAGCGGAGTGCCGATGATTTTGCGCCAGACTTTTTCGTCGCCATTGCCCCAGACGGCGTTGTGACCATCCTGGTCCATCGCTCCGAAATGGGAACCGGAATTCGTACTAGCCTACCGCGAATTGTGGCGGACGAATTAGAGGCCGATTGGAATCGGGTGGTGATCCAGCAGGCCATTGGCGACAAGCGTTTGGGGGATCAAAACACCGATGGCTCCAACAGCATTCGTCTGTTCTTCAAACGCATGCGCGTAGCCGGAGCTACTGCGCGGACGATGCTCGAACGCGCGGCGGCAAAGAAGTGGAATGTCGATGCTAGCGAGTGTTACGCAGAAAATCATGTGATCAAGCATAAAGGTAGCGATCGTTCGCTGGGCTTCGGGGAACTGGTCGCAGAGGCCAAACAATTGCCTGTTCCCTCGGAAAAGGAGCTGCAACTTAAGCCGAGCGGTCAGTGGCGATACATCGGCAAAGATGTGCCGATTACCGACCAGGATGATATTCTGACTGGCAAGGCGATTTTCGGCATCGATGCGCGGATGGATAATCAGCTCTACGCTGTCATCGCCCGCCCTCCTGTTGTGGGAGGCAAAGTTGCGTCATTCAATGCCACCAAGACGAAGCGCATGCCGGGGGTTGTCGACGTGATTGAAATACCGGCCTTCAAGGGTGCGCCAGGTTTTCAGCCGCTGGGCGGTGTCGCCGTGCTGGCTACCAGCACCTGGGCCGCCTGGCAAGGGCGCGACGCGCTGGAAATCGAGTGGGATGATGGGGCCAATGCGGAATACAACTCGCAGGATTTCGCCAAGCAACTGGCAGAAACCGTGAAGAAACCAGGGAAGGTTCTGCGAGAATCAGGCGATGCCGGTGCGGTCCTCAGTCAATCGAAAAAAGTAGTGACAGCCGACTACTCTGTGCCGCACCTGGCACATGCATCGATGGAGCCGACTTGCGCTGTAGCCGACGTTAAGACGGACGCTCAGGGGAAAGTGACGTCGTGTCAGGTCCTGGCGGCGACTCAGAACCCGCAAGCCGTGCAGCAAGCGGTCGGCCCGGCCATGGGGATACCGGCTGGTGATGTTTTGGTCAATGTCACCCTGCTTGGGTCGGGGTTTGGTCGCAAGAGTAAGCCTGACTACTGCGTTGAAGCTGCCATCCTAAGCCGTCAGGCAAAACGCCCAGTTCATGTGACCTGGACTCGCGAAGATGATTTGCAGCATGATTATTACCACACCATCTCTGCAATCCATTGTGAAGCGGCTGTAGACGAAACCGGCAAACCGTCGGCTTGGTTGCAGCGCGCCGCCTATCCCCCGATTGGATCGACCTTTATGCCGCGCGCCGAACTGCCATCGGCAGGTGAGGCAGAGATGGGTCACTCGGACCTGCCTTTTGATATCCCCAATATGCGGTTCGAGGTGGGGCAAGCCAAAGCCCACGTGCGCATCGGCTGGTTTCGGGCGGTCTGTCATATTCAACAGAACTTCGCGGTCAGCTCGTTTGCCGATGAGTTGGCTTCGGCTGCTGGGCGTGATCCCTATGAGTACTTGCTGGAGCTGCTGGGTGCCGATCGTCGAATCGACATGAAGGCCGAGAAGTTAGGCAATCGTGGTGCGAGCCACGAAGAGTATCCCTGTGATATCGGCCGTTTGAAGAACGTACTTCGTCGAGCAGCCGAGCAAGCCGATTGGAAACGGGCTGCTGGGCTGCCTAAAGGTCGCGGACTGGGGATTGCTTGCGCGCGTTCCTTCTTGGGATACACCGGTCATGTGATCGAAGTGGAAGTGACCAAAGATGGCCAGGTTCGCATCCCCAAGGTGTGGGTATCGCTGGATGCCGGCACAGTCGTCAGCCCCGATCGAGTCCGCGCGCAAATCGAGGGTGCCTCGGTTATGGCAACGACCCAAGCCCTGTACGGTAAGCTGACATTTACCAATGGTCGAGCGGACCAATCGAACTATGACAGCTATCCGATGTGCAAGATGAGTGATGCGCCGCGCCAAATATTCGTGGATATTGTCGCCTCCGATGCAGCGCCAGCTGGAGTTGGCGAAACCGGAATTGCTTCGTTTGCCCCAGCGCTCTGCAATGCCATTTTTGCCGCTACTGGCAAACGAATCCGCGACCTGCCCATCACAGACCATGATCTATCGTGGTCGTGA
- a CDS encoding (2Fe-2S)-binding protein → MTTIKVNGKIHELSDVPEDTPLLWVLRDNLGLTGTKYGCGVSECGACTVHLDGQAVQACVTALSEVGDSEVTTIEGLSSDGSHPVQKAWRQHNVSQCGYCQVGQMMMAAAMLKSNNNPSDDDIDTEMWNICRCGTYPRIREAIKAAAKELNQ, encoded by the coding sequence ATGACCACAATCAAAGTCAACGGAAAAATCCATGAGTTATCCGATGTGCCTGAGGACACGCCGCTGCTATGGGTCTTGCGTGACAACCTTGGGCTGACCGGCACTAAATACGGTTGTGGAGTTTCTGAATGTGGTGCGTGCACGGTCCACTTGGATGGCCAAGCGGTTCAAGCTTGCGTGACGGCGCTAAGCGAAGTGGGGGACAGTGAGGTGACCACCATCGAGGGACTCTCCAGCGACGGCTCGCACCCGGTGCAAAAAGCTTGGCGGCAGCACAATGTCTCGCAGTGTGGCTATTGCCAGGTCGGCCAGATGATGATGGCGGCTGCTATGCTGAAATCAAACAACAATCCTTCCGACGACGATATCGACACAGAGATGTGGAATATTTGCCGCTGCGGAACATATCCCCGCATCCGTGAAGCTATCAAGGCTGCTGCCAAGGAGTTGAACCAATGA
- a CDS encoding NTP transferase domain-containing protein — protein MNPCYAIIPAAGRSRRMGQHKLLMPWPVASPTAARLTHRSATEEASTARCVIDRVLAAWTTSRVTETIVVIRGDDLELRDVCQRWPVTIVHPIEPTEDMRASICVGLRSLISRPVSAVGACFFIAPADLPGLTTQVIDGLIDARTDQRTVLLPRFGPTLDASIVGHPALLPWACASEIIALGPQHGVDALVKRYPQQFVLFPSELAVADIDTPAEYQLALRCAKLNP, from the coding sequence TTGAATCCATGTTACGCGATTATACCAGCGGCGGGTCGCAGTCGTCGGATGGGGCAGCACAAACTGTTGATGCCCTGGCCCGTAGCCAGTCCGACCGCTGCACGTCTAACACACCGCTCTGCCACTGAGGAAGCGTCAACAGCCCGCTGCGTGATCGACCGAGTGCTGGCGGCCTGGACCACCAGCCGGGTAACGGAAACTATCGTTGTGATCCGCGGCGATGACCTGGAACTGCGCGACGTTTGCCAGCGCTGGCCGGTGACTATCGTACATCCGATTGAGCCCACGGAGGATATGAGAGCGTCCATCTGCGTCGGCTTGAGGTCACTGATTTCTCGTCCTGTTTCCGCCGTAGGCGCATGTTTCTTCATTGCTCCAGCCGATCTGCCCGGGTTGACTACCCAAGTCATCGATGGCCTCATTGACGCGCGGACTGATCAGCGGACGGTTTTGCTGCCTCGTTTTGGCCCAACGCTCGACGCTTCGATCGTGGGGCATCCAGCGCTGTTGCCATGGGCATGCGCTTCTGAGATTATTGCACTCGGCCCGCAGCATGGCGTCGACGCATTAGTCAAACGCTATCCTCAGCAGTTCGTATTGTTCCCATCAGAGTTGGCAGTGGCAGATATCGATACGCCTGCCGAGTATCAATTGGCTCTGAGATGTGCTAAGCTCAACCCGTAG
- the xdhC gene encoding xanthine dehydrogenase accessory protein XdhC, protein MTHNIVDHHRLVQKLLDQGESFAAVTLVEIRGSAPQIVGAKCVVTRSGIEGGTVGGGKIEAAAIDYAQQLLASGQQHAELVTWNLQTEIGMTCGGEVKLFFDVYANAAWPIVIFGAGHIAQALVRLLLNLDCRVTCIDTRSDWLSRLPDDNKLMKICVDTPRDLVAQQPANAYFVLMSKGHATDLPVLHEILATRNAPYVGVIGSPQKASVLRRDLNSLGLAPDKIKSFHCPVGLPIGNNTPAEIAISIAAQLLQHRDGNADA, encoded by the coding sequence ATGACGCATAATATCGTAGACCATCATCGGCTGGTGCAAAAGCTGCTTGACCAAGGCGAATCGTTCGCCGCGGTAACCCTGGTCGAAATTCGCGGTAGCGCGCCGCAGATTGTAGGAGCCAAATGTGTTGTCACGCGCTCAGGCATTGAAGGCGGAACGGTGGGCGGCGGCAAAATCGAAGCCGCAGCCATCGACTACGCTCAACAATTGCTCGCCAGCGGACAACAACATGCTGAACTGGTCACATGGAACCTGCAAACTGAGATTGGCATGACCTGTGGCGGCGAGGTCAAGCTGTTCTTTGATGTATACGCCAATGCGGCCTGGCCAATCGTGATATTCGGAGCTGGGCACATTGCTCAGGCGTTGGTTCGACTATTGTTGAATCTGGATTGTCGAGTCACCTGCATTGATACTCGATCCGATTGGCTCAGCAGATTACCGGATGACAACAAGCTGATGAAGATCTGCGTTGATACTCCGCGTGACCTAGTGGCACAGCAACCCGCCAACGCATATTTTGTCTTGATGAGCAAGGGGCATGCTACCGACCTGCCCGTGCTGCATGAAATCCTGGCTACACGCAACGCACCCTACGTGGGCGTGATTGGCAGCCCACAAAAAGCCAGCGTCTTGCGCCGCGATCTAAACAGCCTGGGACTGGCGCCTGATAAGATCAAATCGTTTCACTGTCCAGTTGGATTGCCAATTGGCAACAACACGCCGGCTGAAATCGCCATCAGCATCGCTGCCCAGTTGTTGCAACACCGCGATGGAAATGCCGACGCTTAA
- a CDS encoding redoxin domain-containing protein: MRRCTLARILATALTITSAFLLAEPLRAADSNRLGAKIQNFSLKSQFGKEYSLQDLRDSDVVVVAFLGTECPLAKLYGPRLSDLASELKDQKVAFLGIMSNRQDAINEIAAYAQRHKIDFPVLKDAGNVVADQFGAARTPEVFVLDKQRVVRYHGRIDDQYGFNDSVGYQRPEPTRRDLYEAVKELLAGVPVSVAETSAIGCHIGRVREPNEASEVTYSNQIARIFQKNCVECHRAGRIGPFEMKSYEDVVGWGEMIREVVDMGRMPPWHANPAHGTFKNDSRLSEQEKQLIATWVDNGCPQGNPDDLPTPQEYAEGWSIGQPDQVIYMSDNPVDVPAEGVIDYYHFVVDPGWTEDKWIMATEAKPGSLETVHHILVFVQPPDAGGFGAGFGGGSRGRPDGQRGPQAQREGDGPSDDGAERPNRRGGFGGRGGFGGRGGGERGPRGGGAGIGGGSLIAGYAPGATPLLASDGTTALHIKAGSKLIFQLHYTPNGTPQQDRSCLGVIFADPEKVKYVARSESAVNPFFSIPPGAADYQAKAEGTFDADTMVLNLTPHLHSRGKAFRYDVTYPDGRQETLLDVPTYDFNWQTTYVLKEPKLMPKGTKLVCTATWDNSEGNLSNPDPSATVSWGEQTFEEMMIGFYVVTYPKGQEPPTAAGGRVFGQQINPEEIFKMMDTNGDGKLAKEELPARMAQQFALIDLNKDGSISLEEMNTIMRLFTGGGGPPERRRE, from the coding sequence ATGCGACGCTGTACACTCGCTCGGATTCTGGCGACTGCTTTGACTATCACTTCTGCGTTTTTGCTGGCCGAGCCATTACGCGCTGCTGACTCAAACCGGCTTGGCGCCAAGATTCAAAATTTTTCACTCAAGAGCCAGTTTGGCAAAGAGTATTCGCTGCAAGATCTGCGTGACAGCGATGTGGTGGTGGTGGCCTTTTTGGGAACGGAATGCCCGCTGGCAAAACTCTACGGACCGCGACTCTCGGATTTGGCTAGCGAGCTAAAGGACCAAAAGGTTGCGTTTTTAGGCATCATGTCCAACCGTCAAGATGCCATCAATGAAATTGCCGCCTACGCGCAGCGACATAAAATCGACTTTCCTGTTCTGAAAGATGCTGGCAACGTCGTGGCCGATCAATTCGGTGCAGCGCGGACGCCCGAAGTATTTGTACTAGACAAGCAGCGCGTGGTGCGCTATCACGGGCGCATCGACGATCAATACGGCTTCAACGACAGCGTGGGCTACCAGCGTCCCGAGCCAACTCGTCGCGACTTGTACGAAGCGGTTAAGGAATTGTTGGCAGGCGTTCCCGTCAGTGTGGCCGAAACCAGCGCCATCGGCTGCCACATCGGTCGAGTTCGCGAGCCGAATGAAGCCTCCGAGGTGACCTACAGCAATCAGATCGCCCGCATCTTCCAAAAGAACTGTGTCGAGTGCCATCGAGCTGGTCGTATCGGGCCGTTCGAAATGAAGAGCTATGAGGATGTAGTCGGTTGGGGCGAAATGATTCGCGAAGTCGTGGATATGGGGCGCATGCCGCCCTGGCACGCTAATCCAGCTCACGGCACGTTTAAGAACGATAGTCGCCTGAGCGAACAAGAGAAACAACTGATCGCCACCTGGGTCGACAATGGCTGCCCGCAAGGTAACCCTGACGACTTGCCGACTCCTCAAGAGTACGCTGAAGGTTGGAGCATCGGTCAGCCCGACCAGGTGATCTACATGAGTGACAATCCGGTCGATGTTCCTGCTGAGGGCGTGATTGACTACTACCATTTTGTGGTGGACCCCGGTTGGACAGAAGACAAATGGATTATGGCTACAGAGGCGAAGCCAGGCAGCTTGGAGACGGTGCATCATATTTTGGTGTTCGTTCAGCCGCCTGACGCTGGCGGATTTGGCGCTGGCTTTGGTGGCGGATCGCGCGGGCGACCCGACGGCCAGCGCGGACCACAGGCTCAGCGCGAAGGCGATGGTCCGTCCGATGACGGCGCTGAGCGCCCGAATCGCCGCGGCGGATTCGGTGGGCGTGGTGGATTTGGCGGCCGTGGTGGTGGAGAACGTGGGCCGCGCGGTGGCGGAGCGGGTATTGGCGGCGGGAGCTTAATCGCCGGTTATGCCCCTGGCGCAACGCCCCTGCTGGCATCCGACGGCACGACCGCCCTGCACATCAAGGCAGGATCGAAACTGATCTTCCAATTGCACTACACACCCAATGGTACTCCGCAACAAGACCGCAGTTGCCTGGGCGTGATTTTTGCCGATCCAGAAAAGGTTAAATATGTGGCTCGCAGCGAATCGGCAGTCAATCCGTTCTTCAGCATTCCACCTGGTGCGGCTGACTATCAGGCCAAAGCCGAGGGGACTTTCGATGCAGACACGATGGTCTTGAATCTGACGCCGCACCTGCACTCTCGCGGCAAGGCATTTCGCTATGATGTCACCTACCCGGATGGTCGGCAAGAAACCTTGTTAGATGTGCCGACCTATGATTTTAACTGGCAGACAACCTACGTTCTCAAAGAGCCCAAGCTGATGCCCAAGGGCACCAAGCTGGTCTGCACCGCCACTTGGGATAACTCGGAAGGCAATCTCTCCAATCCAGACCCTTCAGCGACAGTCAGCTGGGGCGAGCAGACGTTCGAGGAGATGATGATTGGCTTCTATGTCGTCACCTACCCTAAAGGTCAAGAGCCCCCGACAGCGGCAGGCGGTCGCGTCTTCGGTCAACAGATCAATCCCGAAGAGATCTTTAAGATGATGGACACCAACGGCGATGGCAAATTGGCGAAGGAAGAGCTACCGGCGCGAATGGCACAACAGTTTGCGCTAATCGACTTGAACAAAGATGGTAGCATCAGCCTGGAAGAGATGAACACCATTATGCGATTGTTTACCGGAGGCGGTGGGCCACCCGAGCGACGCCGGGAGTAG
- a CDS encoding PEP-CTERM sorting domain-containing protein: MKTKSKLLLIGWAMLLSLCVRQADAALVNWTVDSANSYVRINLPLNSTFTLSGTNLSVRLRNADNSAWSDAGGRMSRFSGTLATEYSEDTFGPGSPNHIQYLDGSHALQSINFGSFRPDPDQFSPTATNASNPDGQYTATGGSPHSFALRVNWTSFFPSGTIGFLGLRDVQYNASGGLVSLAGSGGNLTAGANASTFSWSGGLADVDGFDLGPGLGQRNRDRVGGDMSILFSTNMETNGGGLTITNLGGLNRQLDQIIDIPVVFTFIGGDTPVASDDSIVTGRLQGHLRAFATVPEPSSILLVGLASAANIMRWRRRARAR, from the coding sequence GTGAAAACGAAAAGTAAATTGTTGCTGATTGGCTGGGCGATGCTGTTGAGTCTGTGTGTCAGGCAGGCCGATGCGGCGCTGGTGAACTGGACTGTCGATAGCGCCAACAGCTATGTGCGCATCAACCTGCCGCTGAACTCCACCTTCACCCTTTCCGGAACAAATCTCTCGGTACGGTTGCGAAATGCGGATAACAGCGCCTGGAGCGACGCAGGCGGACGGATGTCGCGATTCAGTGGTACGTTGGCAACCGAGTATTCTGAAGATACATTTGGGCCAGGCAGCCCCAACCACATTCAGTACCTGGACGGGTCCCATGCCCTGCAGTCGATCAACTTCGGCAGCTTCCGGCCCGATCCAGATCAATTCAGTCCTACGGCGACCAACGCCAGCAATCCGGACGGGCAGTATACGGCTACTGGTGGTTCACCTCACTCCTTCGCGCTCAGAGTGAACTGGACTTCCTTTTTTCCGTCGGGAACGATTGGCTTTTTGGGGTTGCGAGACGTGCAATACAATGCCAGCGGAGGACTTGTCTCACTAGCGGGAAGTGGCGGTAATTTGACAGCCGGGGCCAACGCCTCAACGTTTAGCTGGTCAGGTGGTCTGGCGGATGTTGATGGGTTCGACCTCGGACCAGGGTTAGGGCAACGCAATCGCGATAGGGTCGGTGGAGACATGTCGATTTTGTTTAGTACGAACATGGAAACCAATGGAGGAGGTCTGACGATCACCAACCTCGGTGGCCTCAACCGTCAGCTTGACCAGATCATTGACATTCCAGTCGTGTTTACGTTCATCGGTGGTGATACACCGGTGGCTTCCGACGATTCGATAGTTACCGGCAGGTTGCAAGGTCACTTGCGTGCCTTTGCCACTGTGCCAGAACCATCCAGTATACTGCTGGTGGGCCTTGCAAGCGCTGCAAACATAATGCGTTGGCGACGTAGGGCTCGAGCGCGATAG
- a CDS encoding PEP-CTERM sorting domain-containing protein (PEP-CTERM proteins occur, often in large numbers, in the proteomes of bacteria that also encode an exosortase, a predicted intramembrane cysteine proteinase. The presence of a PEP-CTERM domain at a protein's C-terminus predicts cleavage within the sorting domain, followed by covalent anchoring to some some component of the (usually Gram-negative) cell surface. Many PEP-CTERM proteins exhibit an unusual sequence composition that includes large numbers of potential glycosylation sites. Expression of one such protein has been shown restore the ability of a bacterium to form floc, a type of biofilm.), producing the protein MKTRSKLLLIGWAMLLSLCVRQADAALVNWTVDSANSYVRINLPLNSTVSISGTAVTIRLRNADNSAWSDAGGRMSRFSGTLATEYSEDTFGPGSPNHIQYLDGSHALQSINFGSFRPDPDQFSPTATNASNPQGQYTDTGGSPHSFAIRFNLQSLLLVNLPPVYYGLRDIQYSAGSGLIALVGSGGNYTAGANASTFGWSDGLVDIDAPNMGVLLGQLIPDSSGGSLASWFSTNLETNSGGLTITNLGGLSRQLDQNIDIPVYFAAYDFGTSQTSDDWILAGRLQGRLRAFATVPEPTSGVLVGIAAASSLLRRRRKKRQYE; encoded by the coding sequence GTGAAAACGAGAAGTAAACTGTTGCTGATTGGCTGGGCGATGCTGTTGAGTCTGTGTGTCAGGCAGGCCGATGCGGCGCTGGTGAACTGGACTGTCGATAGCGCCAACAGCTATGTGCGCATCAACCTGCCGCTGAACTCCACTGTCAGTATCTCTGGTACGGCTGTGACCATTCGGTTGCGAAATGCGGATAACAGCGCCTGGAGCGACGCAGGCGGACGGATGTCGCGATTCAGTGGTACGCTGGCAACCGAGTATTCTGAAGATACGTTTGGGCCAGGCAGCCCCAACCACATTCAATACCTGGACGGGTCCCATGCCCTGCAGTCGATCAACTTCGGCAGCTTCCGGCCTGATCCTGATCAATTCAGTCCTACGGCGACCAACGCCAGCAATCCGCAGGGGCAGTATACGGATACTGGTGGTTCGCCCCACTCTTTTGCTATCAGATTTAACCTCCAATCATTGCTGCTGGTTAACCTTCCTCCCGTCTACTACGGCTTGCGCGATATTCAATATAGCGCCGGCAGTGGCTTAATTGCTCTGGTCGGCAGCGGAGGCAATTATACGGCTGGTGCGAATGCATCAACATTTGGTTGGAGCGATGGACTGGTTGATATTGATGCCCCCAACATGGGGGTGTTATTAGGGCAGCTTATTCCCGATTCAAGTGGAGGAAGTCTAGCGAGTTGGTTTAGTACGAACCTGGAGACTAATAGTGGCGGTTTGACGATCACCAATCTGGGTGGTCTGAGTCGCCAGCTAGACCAGAACATCGACATTCCAGTCTACTTTGCGGCCTACGACTTTGGCACGTCACAAACCAGTGATGACTGGATTCTGGCCGGTAGGTTGCAAGGGCGCCTGCGTGCCTTTGCAACGGTGCCGGAACCGACAAGTGGCGTGCTGGTTGGAATTGCAGCTGCGTCAAGCTTGCTGCGTCGGCGTCGGAAGAAGCGGCAATATGAGTAA
- a CDS encoding nucleoside deaminase: protein MLATQLHLCLPSWLCSLTSELGEFKSLGDRMRLAIDIADRNISHATGGPFGAAVFDLETNELVGVGVNMVVTSGLSIAHAEIVALSLSQQRLKTFDLSKAMLQLVTSAEPCWMCLGAIHWAGVRSVVSAARDSDVREIGFDEGHKPHDWAAEYVSKGIDVICDVERDAAVKVLRKYRHSGGHIYNAGTCRPSA from the coding sequence ATGCTTGCAACGCAACTACACCTTTGTCTGCCCAGTTGGCTGTGTTCCCTGACTAGCGAACTAGGGGAATTCAAGTCGTTGGGCGACCGGATGCGACTGGCCATCGACATTGCTGACCGAAACATATCTCACGCAACCGGTGGACCTTTTGGCGCTGCGGTGTTCGACCTGGAGACGAATGAATTGGTTGGCGTGGGGGTCAACATGGTCGTTACTTCAGGGTTATCAATTGCCCATGCAGAAATCGTCGCCTTATCTCTCTCTCAGCAACGTTTGAAGACATTTGATTTGTCAAAGGCCATGTTGCAACTGGTGACCAGTGCTGAACCCTGCTGGATGTGCCTGGGCGCGATTCACTGGGCCGGAGTTCGCTCGGTTGTATCTGCGGCCCGAGATTCTGACGTTCGTGAAATTGGTTTCGACGAAGGTCACAAACCCCATGATTGGGCTGCTGAGTACGTCAGCAAGGGGATAGACGTGATTTGTGACGTCGAGCGTGATGCTGCGGTCAAGGTTTTGCGAAAATACCGGCATTCGGGCGGACATATTTACAATGCTGGGACGTGCCGGCCGTCTGCATGA